One Manihot esculenta cultivar AM560-2 chromosome 6, M.esculenta_v8, whole genome shotgun sequence DNA segment encodes these proteins:
- the LOC110617424 gene encoding EIN3-binding F-box protein 1, with the protein MPALVNYGGDDEFYSGGSFRTNPIDLGRFYSIGSHVDIYSPPCKRARVSSPFLYGILESEQNKKPSIDVLPDECLFEIFRRIPGGKERSACACVSKHWLLLLSSIRKAEICKSKSTVADRETTVSVSHDVEMVSCDESGEIGSDGYLTRSLEGKKATDMRLAAISVGTSGHGGLGKLSVRGSNSVRGVTNLGLSAIAHGCPSLKALSLWDVPSVGDEGLFEVARECHLLEKLDLCNCPSISNKGLIAIAENCPNLVALNVESCPKIGNEGLQAVGKFCPKLQSISIKGCPLVGDHGISSLLSSSTSVLTKVKLQALNITDFSLAVIGHYGKAVTNLVLSSLQHVSEKGFWVMGNAQGLQKLLSLTISSCRGITDVSFEAIAKGCTNLKQMCLRKCCFVSDNGLVSFVKAAGCLESMQLEECNRVTESGIVGVVSNCGTKLKALSLVKCMGIRDVASGMLGSSPCSSLRSLSIRNCPGFGSASLALVGKFCPQLQHVDLSGLCAITDSGLLPLLESCEEGLVKVNLSGCMSLTDKVVSALARMHGGTLELLNLDGCRRITDASLKSIAENCLFLSDLDLSKCAVTDSGIAVLASADQLNLQVLSLSGCSEVSNKSFPFLKKLGRTLVGLNLQNCSSISSSTIELLVENLWRCDILS; encoded by the exons ATGCCTGCCCTTGTTAACTACGGTG GAGACGATGAATTCTATTCTGGTGGGTCTTTTCGTACAAATCCAATCGATTTGGGTCGATTTTATTCAATTGGCTCCCATGTTGATATATACAGCCCTCCTTGCAAGCGGGCTCGTGTTAGTTCCCCATTTCTTTATGGAATTTTGGAGTCTGAGCAGAATAAGAAGCCATCAATTGATGTCCTTCCAGATGAATGCCTTTTTGAGATCTTCAGGCGCATCCCTGGAGGCAAAGAGAGGAGTGCCTGTGCTTGTGTTTCCAAGCACTGGCTTTTGCTATTGAGCAGTATCCGAAAGGCTGAAATTTGCAAGAGCAAAAGCACAGTCGCTGATAGAGAGACAACAGTTTCTGTTTCCCATGATGTTGAAATGGTGTCTTGTGATGAAAGTGGGGAAATTGGGAGCGATGGGTACTTGACGAGATCTTTGGAAGGGAAGAAAGCAACAGATATGAGGCTTGCTGCTATTTCTGTCGGAACTAGTGGCCATGGGGGGCTAGGCAAGCTTTCTGTCCGGGGAAGCAACTCTGTTCGTGGAGTCACCAACCTTGGTTTATCAGCAATAGCTCATGGGTGCCCATCTTTGAAGGCTCTTTCTTTATGGGATGTTCCTTCTGTTGGGGATGAAGGTCTATTTGAGGTGGCCAGAGAATGCCATTTGTTGGAAAAGCTTGATCTTTGCAATTGTCCATCAATTTCCAACAAGGGTTTGATTGCAATTGCTGAGAACTGCCCTAACTTGGTTGCTTTGAACGTTGAATCTTGTCCAAAGATAGGTAACGAGGGCTTACAAGCTGTTGGGAAATTTTGCCCCAAGTTGCAATCCATCTCCATTAAAGGCTGCCCTCTTGTTGGGGATCATGGAATATCAAGTTTATTGTCATCATCTACTTCTGTATTAACCAAAGTAAAGCTTCAGGCACTGAACATCACAGATTTCTCCCTTGCTGTAATTGGGCACTATGGGAAGGCTGTTACCAATCTTGTCCTCAGCAGTCTGCAGCATGTGAGTGAGAAGGGCTTTTGGGTCATGGGTAATGCTCAGGGTTTGCAGAAATTGTTGTCTTTGACTATTTCTTCTTGTCGGGGAATAACAGATGTGAGTTTTGAGGCTATAGCAAAGGGCTGCACAAACCTGAAGCAGATGTGCCTTCGTAAGTGTTGCTTTGTATCAGACAATGGGCTGGTCTCTTTTGTCAAAGCTGCAGGATGTCTTGAGAGCATGCAATTGGAAGAGTGTAACAGGGTTACCGAATCAGGAATTGTTGGTGTAGTCTCCAACTGCGGAACAAAGTTGAAAGCTCTTAGCCTTGTGAAGTGCATGGGAATTAGAGATGTAGCTTCAGGAATGCTAGGGTCCTCTCCTTGTAGCTCTCTTCGGTCCCTGTCCATTAGAAATTGCCCAGGATTCGGCAGTGCAAGTTTGGCTTTGGTGGGCAAGTTCTGCCCTCAGCTTCAGCATGTAGATCTGAGTGGCCTTTGTGCTATTACAGATTCAGGGCTTCTTCCACTCTTGGAGAGTTGTGAGGAAGGACTTGTTAAGGTGAATCTTAGTGGCTGCATGAGTTTAACGGACAAAGTAGTTTCAGCCTTGGCTAGGATGCATGGTGGAACTCTTGAATTGCTGAATCTGGATGGTTGCAGACGGATTACTGATGCAAGTTTGAAGTCAATTGCTGAAAATTGTTTGTTTCTCAGTGATCTGGATTTGTCCAAATGTGCTGTCACTGATTCTGGAATTGCAGTCCTGGCTAGCGCAGATCAGCTCAACCTTCAAGTCCTTTCCCTGTCCGGTTGTTCGGAAGTATCAAATAAGAGCTTCCCTTTCCTAAAGAAATTGGGCAGGACCTTGGTGGGGTTGAATCTTCAAAACTGCAGTTCTATCAGCAGCAGCACAATTGAGCTACTGGTGGAGAACTTGTGGAGATGTGATATCCTCTCCTAA